Proteins found in one Pseudomonas mosselii genomic segment:
- a CDS encoding MlaA family lipoprotein — MVNRLLLVTALLASGCALAEEVAPRASVVEADKTETLTVEADGFVDPLRELKFNPGLDQREFERSTLAALNIYDPLESLNRRIYHFNYRFDQWVFLPVVDGYRYVTPSFVRTGVSNFFNNLGDVPNLFNSVLQLKPKRSAEITARLMFNTIIGVGGLWDPATKMGLPRQSEDFGQTLGFYGVPDGPYLMLPILGPSNLRDTTGLVVDYVGEKEINYLNVPDTASDHPELTVLRAVDKRYSTNFRYGQTNSPFEYEKLRYVYTQARKLQIAE, encoded by the coding sequence GTGGTTAACAGACTGCTGCTCGTCACCGCCCTGCTCGCCAGCGGCTGCGCCCTGGCCGAGGAAGTCGCGCCGCGTGCCAGCGTGGTCGAGGCCGACAAGACCGAAACCCTGACCGTGGAGGCCGACGGCTTCGTCGATCCGCTGCGCGAACTCAAGTTCAACCCCGGCCTGGACCAGCGCGAGTTCGAACGCTCGACCCTGGCCGCGCTGAACATCTACGACCCGCTGGAGTCGCTGAACCGGCGCATCTACCACTTCAACTACCGCTTCGACCAGTGGGTGTTCCTGCCGGTGGTCGATGGCTACCGCTACGTCACCCCCAGCTTCGTGCGCACCGGGGTGAGCAACTTCTTCAACAACCTGGGCGACGTGCCCAACCTGTTCAACAGCGTGCTGCAGCTCAAGCCCAAGCGTTCAGCAGAAATCACCGCGCGGCTGATGTTCAACACCATCATCGGTGTCGGCGGCCTGTGGGACCCGGCGACCAAGATGGGGCTGCCCCGGCAGAGCGAGGACTTCGGCCAAACCCTGGGCTTCTACGGGGTACCGGACGGGCCATACCTGATGCTGCCGATCCTCGGGCCATCGAACCTGCGCGATACCACCGGACTGGTGGTCGACTACGTGGGGGAGAAGGAGATCAACTACCTGAACGTGCCCGACACCGCCAGCGACCACCCGGAGCTCACCGTGCTGCGGGCGGTGGACAAGCGCTACAGCACCAACTTCCGCTACGGGCAGACCAACTCGCCGTTCGAATACGAGAAGCTACGGTATGTGTATACCCAGGCGCGCAAGTTGCAGATCGCCGAATAA
- a CDS encoding alpha/beta fold hydrolase family protein, producing MLRSLRLAALLGGLLLAAAASARDIDAASYGYPLTNPFEATIATTPPEQRPTLPSDDDIDQADYSLTLRPEREFTLPDNFWSVKKLRYRLAKQDHEAPLIFLIAGTGAPYSSSINEYLKKLFYQAGYHVVQLSSPTSWDFMSAASRFATPGVTSEDAKDLYRVMQAVRAQQARLPVSEYYLTGYSLGALDAAFVSKLDETRQSFNFKRVLLLNPPVNLYTSITNLDKLVQTRVKGIDRSTTFYELMLEKLTRYFQDKGYIDLNEALLYDFQKSRQHLSNEQMAMLIGTSFRFSAADIAFTSDLINRRGLIIPPKFPITEGSSLEPFFKRALQCDFDCYLTEQVIPMWRARTDGNSLLQLVDQVSLYALEDYLRASPKIAVMHNADDVILGPGDIGFLRRVFGERLTLYPHGGHCGNLNYRVNSDAMLEFFRG from the coding sequence ATGCTTCGATCTTTGCGCCTCGCCGCCCTGCTCGGCGGCCTGCTCCTGGCTGCGGCCGCATCGGCGCGGGATATCGACGCGGCGAGCTACGGCTATCCGTTGACCAACCCGTTCGAGGCGACCATCGCCACCACGCCGCCTGAACAGCGCCCGACGCTGCCCAGCGACGACGATATCGACCAGGCCGACTACAGCCTTACCCTGCGCCCGGAGCGCGAGTTCACCCTGCCCGACAACTTCTGGTCGGTGAAGAAACTGCGCTACCGCCTGGCCAAGCAGGACCACGAGGCGCCGTTGATCTTCTTGATCGCCGGTACCGGCGCGCCCTACTCCAGCAGCATCAACGAGTACCTGAAGAAACTGTTCTACCAGGCCGGCTACCACGTGGTGCAGCTGTCATCGCCGACCAGCTGGGACTTCATGAGCGCCGCTTCGCGCTTCGCCACTCCCGGGGTGACCAGCGAGGACGCCAAGGACCTGTACCGGGTCATGCAAGCGGTGCGCGCCCAGCAGGCACGCCTGCCGGTCAGCGAGTACTACCTCACCGGCTACAGCCTCGGGGCGCTGGACGCGGCGTTCGTCAGCAAGCTCGACGAAACCCGCCAGAGCTTCAACTTCAAGCGCGTGCTGCTGCTCAACCCGCCGGTCAACCTGTACACCTCGATCACCAACCTGGACAAGCTGGTGCAGACCCGGGTCAAGGGCATCGACCGCAGCACCACCTTCTATGAGTTGATGCTGGAGAAACTGACCCGTTACTTCCAGGACAAGGGCTACATCGACCTCAACGAAGCGCTGCTGTATGACTTCCAGAAGTCGCGCCAACACCTGTCCAATGAACAGATGGCCATGCTCATCGGCACTTCGTTCCGCTTCTCGGCCGCCGACATTGCCTTCACCTCCGACCTGATCAACCGCCGTGGCCTGATCATTCCGCCTAAGTTCCCGATTACCGAGGGCAGCAGCCTGGAGCCGTTCTTCAAACGGGCGCTGCAATGCGACTTCGACTGCTATCTGACCGAGCAGGTGATCCCCATGTGGCGGGCGCGCACCGACGGCAACAGCCTGCTGCAACTGGTCGACCAGGTGAGCCTGTACGCGCTGGAGGACTACCTGCGCGCCAGCCCCAAGATCGCCGTGATGCATAACGCCGACGACGTGATCCTCGGCCCCGGCGACATCGGTTTCCTGCGCCGGGTGTTCGGCGAACGGCTGACGCTCTACCCCCATGGCGGCCATTGCGGCAACCTCAACTACCGCGTCAACAGCGACGCCATGCTGGAGTTCTTCCGTGGTTAA